The Pseudoalteromonas marina genome segment GAAACGATCATTAAACTTGCTTCAAGCGTTTCTGGTACAACTTCAGTGACACCAAGCTCTCGTAGTTTTTCAAGCTGGCTATCGTCTCGGGTACGTATAAGTATTTTTACCTCTGGAGCTATTTGCTTTATTGCATCTATCACTATTTGTGTTTGTTCAAACTCGGTAAATGTAATAATCACCAATCGGGCTCGCTCTACGCCCGCACACTTTAAAATATCTTTTTGTTTAACGTGGCCAAATATTACAGGCTCACCTGCGGCCTTACCTTCTTGAACAAGTATGGGGTTACTTTCAACAGCAACATATTCAATAGCTTCTGGCTTTAAAAAGCGCGCTATAGTTTGCCCTACCCTCGAAAAACCACAAATGACTACATGGTTTGTGTAAAGCGCACTTACTTGTGGCTCGCTTTTCCATGTAATGCTAGGGCTATTTAATAACCCTAAACGTCTTAAAATATAGGGTGTTTTTTCAATTAAAAATGGGGTTAACGCCATCGATAACACACCAAGGGCAATTAAAAATGAAATGTGTTCGCTGGTTAATAATTGATGCTGCCTACCCAAGGCAATTAATACAAAACCAAATTCACCCATTTGCCACAGCATAATGCCACACGCTAATGAGTCCTGCTTTCGCTCACCCATAAGTTGTGCACTGATGGCAAGCACAGTTATTTTTAAAACCAATAATCCAAATAATGCGCCAACAATAATAAGACCATTGCTAAACACATAGAGTAAATCGAGCTGCATGCCTACGGTAACAAAAAACAGCCCCATTAAAATATCGCGAAATGGCCGTATATCGGCTTCAAGCTGGTGCCTGTAATGACTTTCACCAAGCATCATCCCGGCCAAAAATGCACCTAGCGCCATTGATAAGCCAAACATATAGGTTAGTAAACCCGCAAACAAAGCAACTAGTAGCGTAGTAAGTACAAATAACTCATCAGTGCGCACTAAGGCTATTTCGCTGAATACTTTAGGCAGTAACCACTTCCCAATAGCCCACAGTAATACGCAAACAAAAGCCCCTTTAGTTAGAGAAAATGCTAACGCCCACCCAATTGTTTGTGAATCGCTTGTGGCAAATAAAGGAAGAATAATAAGTAAAGGGACTACGGCAATGTCTTGAAACAACAATACACCGATTGCTAATTGCCCTCTACGCTGATTAAGTTCACCACTTTCTTTAAGCAATTTAACGACTACCGCCGTTGAAGACAGCGCCATAATCGAACCAATAGTAAAGCTGGTAAGCAAACTGAAGTTTAAACAGTACAAAATTATAATAAGCACTAAGCTTGTTACAATCACCTGCAGTGAACCTAAGCCAAATACAATATTACGCATGGCCATTAATCGAGATATTGAAAACTCAAGCCCTAAGCTAAAAAGCAAAAATACAATACCAAGCTCTGCAACAAAGTCTATTTCGTGCGTATGTTCAAGCCATCCAACGCCATGGCTGCCAGCTAAAACACCTGTTGCTAGGTACGCCAAAATTGGCGGCAAGCCGATGCGCTTAAAAAACCACACAAAAATAACGGCAGCGACAAGCAAGCCAAAAAATTGAGCATTAGTACTTTGCAAATTTGGCCTCCGGCTTCAATTAAACTAGGGGATGTAGTTTAACTATAGCAAGCAATTGTTTTTAAGCTAATTTTAAAATATGGCACAAAAATAGCTTAATACTTATAAAGCAACACTCTCGGGGGAGAATTTAATGGAAAATGTCCATATTTTGACGCAACGTGTCTCTGGTCGCGGCGACTTTTTGCCGTTTTCGGCTGAACACACACCAAATAATGAAACAACGGCAACACACGAGTTAGTCGCTGAGCTACAGACTAGTTTAGTTATTGAAGATGTATTGGCCATATACGCAAAATTTACAAAAAAGCTTTTAAATTTTACGGGATTGCAGTTTCAGTCAACGCTTGGCACTGCACAAACGTCTGAAAGCGATACTAATAGCACGCCCTATATATTTGACTTAACGATTGGAAGAGAGCACTTAGGGCAACTTATATACTTTAGTAAATACCCTTTAGGCAAAGCAATTGAAAGCAAGTTACGCTCGCTTCACTCTGCGCTAGTTTACCCACTACGTAATGCAATGATGTATAGCCGCGTTCTTAAATTGGCGACAAAAGACTCATTAACGGGTTTGAACAACCGTAGTCAATTTAATGACATTTTATCTCAAAAGCTCGAAAATTGTCGCCGTTATCAGCGCCCTTTTAGCCTAATGTTACTTGATCTAGATAATTTTAAGCAGGTAAATGACAAGTTTGGCCACAAAATTGGCGACGATACCCTTAAAGAATTTGCAACAGTATTAAATTCAAGTATACGCGCTACTGATACCGTATTTAGGTTTGGTGGCGATGAATTCGCAATACTAATAGAAGACCCTGAATTCAAAACTAATCAGGTTGTATCTGAACGTATAATGCAATTTGTAAAGCAATCTAGCTTAATGTCAAAGCATGAAGTTACGGTTAGTATTGGCTATACCTTAGCAATGAGTAATGACTGCGATATAGAAATCTTTTCTCGCGCAGATAAAGGCTTGTACAAAGCAAAAGCGTCTGGCAGAAACTGCGCTAAAGCATATTGATTATAAGGCTTTTTTAAAAGGCTTAGCTTCCCCCGCTAAGCCTTTTTTATGTAAACCCTTGCCCTATTACTTAATAGACTTTGCAGGTAAAAATTTATAAATTGTCAGTGCCACACAAAAACCTAAAAAGTAACCGCTCACTAAATTTATTAAAGCTGTGGCGGTATCAAGAGGCGTAAATAACACTAAAACGAGCGGTAAACTCACCCCTAATATAAAAAATATGCCGCCTTTTCCTAACCAATAGGCCATTAAAATAACCGCTGATATAGCACCGCCCAAAATAGCATACGCTAAAGTGACAATGTTCAAATCAAGCAACACATTAGCAACTATCGCTATTAGGGCTGTTAATAGTATGCCTAGTGGCGCTTTATTGACTAGCGATAATCCAACATGTGGCTGTTTACTCATTTATTTACACTCCCAATAAACACCATTTTCATCATAATGTTTTTCACTTATAAAATAACCAACCACTTGTACTAGTTCATCATTATAAAAAATAAGCGGCACTTGACTTCGAAGCCAAGGCGCTACTTTTGCGTCCTTAAACCAGTGCTTAACGCTATTACTTCCGGGCTTTTTAAGAGGCTTTATACGAGCGCTGTTATAATTAAATCTTACTGAAACCTGCTCATTGGCATGCGGTGTTCTTATTCCTACACCACTTTGCTTTGTTAATACGCGGCCATCGTTGAGAGTGAGTTCATGAGTGATTAACTCATCATCATTCACAATGTTTTTTTGAGTTACAAAGTATAAATACCCTTGGTGGCGCCTAACCTGCCCATCAACTAAGTCAATTTGAATTTTAGCATCGGCCTGAGCGTTTATTGCCTGATTAATAATTTGTGACAACTGCTTTTGAGATGGCATTACTTGGGTAAATAAGCTAAGCCACGCACGAACCACATTTGTTATGCGCACGTCGCTATAATGAATTATTTGGCTAATACACAATGCTTGCTGGTCATTTAAACTTTGGCTTAAATCAATTTGAGTGTACTCATCAAGTAGCGCTTGTTGTTGCTGCAATAACTCAATGCTGCGCCCAGCACACTGTTCAAAACCTTTAAACCGCATAGCCAGCTCAGGCACTACACGTGCACGCAAAAAGTTACGATCAAAACGCTCATCGGTATTTGAGTCATCAGTTATATGCGTAATATTAAACGCTGTGGCAAAGTGCTCTATATCACTGCGCGCAATGTTTAAAAGCGGCCTATAGCATATTCGCCCGCTTTGTAGTTCACGCATTGCTTGCATTGCGCCTAACCCTTTTAAGCCCGAGCCACGCTTTAAACGCAGTAAAAACGTTTCTATTTGGTCGTTTAAATGCTGCCCTAATAAAATAACACTTTGCGGTGCGCTTAGTTCATCAAGTGCTTGATAACGTGCCTCACGTGCCTGCGCTTCAAGGCTTGTTCGTGTTTGCGGGCTTATTGTTACCTGTGTGGTATTAAACGGTGTATCTAGCTCAACGCATAGGTTTTGGCAAAAAGCCTGCCAGTCATTAGCGTATTCGCTTAAGCCATGATTAACGTATATTGCACTTACATTTAGCTTTGGCATTTCTTGCTTTAGCATGTGCATTACATGTAACAATACAACTGAGTCGACCCCACCCGAAAGCGCAACAGTAAAATTATACTGTTGTTTATTAAAAAAGTACTCAAGGGCGTGTTTAACGTGCTGATAAATCGCTGATGATTGCATTTAATACGCTATAAAATTTGTGTTAGAAGTATTTTAAAACAAAAAAGCCGCATAAGCGGCTTTTTTTAACATTTAATGTAATAGCTACTTTTATTAGCAGTAACCAAACGACATTAAACGTTTGTAACGTTGATCAAGCATGTCTTCAAGCGAAAGCGCTTGTAAGTCTGCTAAATCACGTTTTAAACGAGTTTTTAAGTTACGTGCCATGGCATCGTAATTTCGGTGTGCACCACCTAAAGGCTCATCAACTAAGTTGTTGATTAAATCAAGCTCTTTAACGCGCTCAGCGGTTACGCCCATAGCCTCTGCAGCAAGTGGCGCTTTGTCTGCGCTTTTCCATAAAATAGATGCGCAGCCTTCTGGCGAAATTACCGAGTACGTGCTGTATTGCAACATATTAACTCTGTCGCCAACACCAATCGCTAATGCACCACCTGAGCCGCCCTCACCAATAACCGTACAAATAGTTGGCACTTTAAGCGCCGCCATTACTTTAAGGTTACGTGCAATTGCTTCAGACTGACCACGCTCTTCAGCGCCAACACCAGGGTATGCACCTGGCGTATCGATAAAGGTCATTATTGGCATTTTAAAACGCTCGGCCATTTCCATTAAACGAAGTGCTTTACGGTAGCCTTCTGGTTTTGGCATACCAAAGTTGCGTTTAATTTTTTCAGCTGTGTCGCGGCCTTTTTGTTGGCCAATAACCATAACGGGTTCGCCATCTAAACGTGCAACACCGCCTAAAATAGCCGGGTCGTTAGCAAAAGTACGATCGCCTGCAAACTCGTCAAATTCCGTGAAAATACGCTCGATATAATCTCGAGTATAAGGACGCAACGGATGACGCGCTAACTGCGATACTTGCCAAGCGCCTAAATTTGAGAATATTTCCTCTTTTTGCTTAGCACTTTTTTCTTTTAATTTGCTGACTTCCTCTTCTAGCTCAAGGTCTAACTCGCCAGCGCGGCTTATGCTTTGTAATTCTTCAATTTTTGCTTCTAATTCTGCAATCGGAAGCTCAAAATCAAGATAATTGAGGCTCATGCTCTAAACTACCTAATCAGTTAAATTCTAGTTCTACATCTTGTGCCGCCATGAGTGATAACTTGTGAATCAAGTCGTCGCTCGGCGTGACACACCATTCGATCCCTAGGGTTAATTGCGCCAACGCATCTGGGCGTTGGTAATAAACCTTGATCGGACACGTTCCCATTTTATAAGGTTCGAGTACTTTTTGTAATTTATCGAAGAAACCTGCCTCGATTTGCACCATGTTCAGAGTCATTTTAATCGCTTTAATACGTTTTTCACGCGCTTGAGCAATGGTGTTTATTTCTCTGGCGGTCATTGTAATGCCACCGGAGAAGTTATCAAAGCTGACCTGTCCAGATATTACCAAGATATTATTAACTTGAAGCATTTCTTGGTACATTTCAAACTGTTCTGGAAACAAGCGTACATCAATACGGGCGCTCTTGTCATCTAAAGTTATTAAGCCCCAACGGTTGCCTTTTTTATTAATTAAGGTCCGCGCTGAAATAACTAGACCAGCGGCAGTAGAGAGTACATCACGATTAGTTGGTTGTAAATCCACCAGCTTTCCGCTGGTGTAATACCTAAGCTCCTTGCGATACTGATTTATCGGATGCCCAGTTAAATAAAGGCCTAGGGTATCTTTTTCACCTTCAAGCCATTCATTGTCGGTCAGGCCCGTGGCCTTAATAAAGGCTTGCTCTACTTCCTCTGGCTCAGTAGCCAATAAACCAAATAAATCGCTTTGTCCAAGTTGCTCTGCCTTGTTGTGCTGATCGGCCGCGCGCATAGCGTCTTTTAAACTTGCCAGTAATGTTGCACGCCCTGCTTGGGTTTTCTCTGGCCCAAGCTTATCAAGTGCACCGGCATAAATTAATTTTTCGGTGACACGTTTATTCAGACGTTTTAAGTCAACGCGAGCACAAAAATCAAATAAATCCTTAAACGGGCCGCCCTTTGCGCGCGCTTCTAAAATAGCGTCTACGGGCGCTTCACCTACACCTTTAATTGCGCCAATACCATACACAATTTCGCCTTGCAGGTTTACCGTAAACTTAAATTCACCGGCGTTTACATCGGGCGGTAATAAGGTAAGTTTCATGTTTTCACATTCATCTACCAAAATTACTATTTTGTCGGTGTTATCCATATCGGCCGACATTACCGCAGCCATAAACTCAGCTGGGTGGTGCGTTTTCATCCACAAGGTTTGGTACGAAACCAGTGCATACGCTGCTGAGTGAGATTTATTAAAACCATAACCTGCGAACTTTTCTACCAAGTCGAAGATTTTTATCGCCAGTTCGCCATCAATACCATTATTACGCGCGCCATCTTCAAACGTTGAACGCTGCTTTGCCATTTCTTCAGGTTTTTTCTTACCCATTGCACGGCGTAACATATCTGCACCACCCAGCGTATAGCCTGCGAGTACCTGCGCTATTTGCATTACTTGTTCTTGATACAAAATAATGCCGTAAGTGGGATCGAGTATTGGTTTTAAGCTTTCGTGTTGGTACTGCGCATCTGGGTATGAAATTTCCTCTCTACCCAGTTTTCGGTCGATAAAGTTATCTACCATGCCTGATTGCAATGGACCTGGGCGGAACAGGGCTACTAATGCAATCATATCTTCAAAGCAATCAGGCTTAAGGCGGCGTACTAAATCTTTCATGCCGCGCGATTCTAGCTGAAACACCGCGGTTGTTTCGGCGCGCAGTAATAGTTCTATGCTTTTTTTATCATCCAGTGGAATAGTGTTTATATCAACAGGGTCTTTGCCTTCGCGCTGCATACGCACGTTGGTCATATCCACTGCCCACTGCAAAATGGTCAAGGTACGTAAACCCAAGAAATCGAACTTAACAAGTCCCGCAGTTTCTACGTCGTTTTTATCAAACTGTGTTACCGGAAATTTCCCTTCATCGTCACAGTAAAGTGCAGCAAAGTCGGTAATGGTGGTCGGCGATATTACAACACCACCGGCGTGTTTACCGGCATTACGCGTACACCCTTCTAGGATGCGACACATATCGATTAAATCTTTTACCTCTGAGTCACCATCGTAGGCTTCTTGCAAACGCGGCTCTACTTCAAAGGCTTTGGCAAGGGTCATCCCCGGATCGCCTGGTATCAGTTTCGAAATACGATCAACAAACCCATAAGGGTGTCCTAGTACACGACCTACATCGCGTATTACCGCTTTTGCGGCCATAGTACCAAAAGTAATAATTTGTGATACCGCATCACGCCCATACAATGCCGATACGTGATCAATTACTTCGTCGCGTCTGTCCATACAAAAATCGACGTCGAAGTCGGGCATTGATACACGTTCTGGATTCAAAAATCGCTCAAAAAGCAAGTCGAACTCAAGGGGATCCAAATCGGTAATTTTAAGTGCGTATGCTACTAACGAACCTGCACCTGAACCACGACCAGGTCCAACCGGAATATTGTTATCTTTACTCCACTGAATAAACTCCATTACGATTAAGAAGTAACCCGGAAATCCCATTTGGTTGATTACGCCAAGCTCTACGGCTAAACGTTCATCGTATTCAATACGTTTTACTTTTCTATCTTCTTCGTCAGGGAACAAAAACTGTAGTCGTTCTTCAAGGCCATCCTCTGACACTTTAACCAAAAACTCATCAATATTAAGAGAGCCTGTTGGATAATCTGGTAAAAAGTATTCGCCTAACTTTACAGTCACATTACAGCGCTTAGCTATTTCTACCGTATTTTGCAATGCTTCAGGTATATCACTAAATAGCTCAGCCATTTGCTCAGGCGTTTTTAGGTATTGCTCTTCTGAGAAACGTTTTGGACGGCGTTTGTCATCAAGTGTGTAGCCATCAAATATAGCTACACGAATTTCGTGCGCTTCAAAATTTTCAGGTTTTAGAAATACCACTTCGTTGGTTGCAACAACGGGCAGCTGCTCTTTAGCTGCAAGCTCTACCGCCATGTGCAGGTAGTCTTCTTCAAGCGGGCGGTTAGTTCGTACAAGCTCTAAATAGTAATGATCGCTAAAGTGCTGCTTGTAAAAGCTAATTACGCTTTCTATAACGCCCGGATTATTTTTTAATAATGCTTTACCTAAATCACCGTCTTTTGCGCCCGAAAGAATAATTAATCCTTCTTTGTGATTAACTAACCATTCTCTGTCAATTACTGGACGATGAAATACATGACCACGCTGATACGCCTCAGAAATTAATAGCGTTATATTTTTATAACCCACATTGTCTTTAGCTAAAATTGTAATGCGACATGGCTCATCGGGAAATTCAGGGCTGCGCAGCCAAAAATCAGCGCCAACAATCGGCTTTATACCGGCATTATGGGTCGCGCCATAAAAGCGTACTAATCCACAAAAGTTCATTTGGTCGGTAATGGCAATCGCGGGCATTTCTAGCTCTTGCGCCTTAGCGACTATTGGCTTGGTTTTAGCTAAGCCATCAACCATCGAAAAGTCTGAGTGGACCCTTAAATGTACAAAATCAGGTGCTGCCATTATTTTGCCTCGCCTTTCGCTTGCATAAGTACACGCTGCACGGGTTTAAAACTTTTACGATGTTCATCTATTGCACCGTACTGCTCAAGTGCTGCAAAGTGCGCTTTAGTTGGGTAACCTTTATGCCCTGCAAACCCGTATTGCGGGTGGCGTTTATCAAGTTCAAGCATTTCATCATCACGCGCGACTTTGGCTAAAATAGAGGCTGCTGATATTTCGGCAACCAGGCTATCGCCTTTAACAACCGCTTGAGCAGGCATAGTAAGTTTTGGTAAACGGTTACCATCTATAAATACAAACTCAGGCTGTGTGCTTAACCCTTCCACAGCGCGGCTCATAGCAAGCATGGTCGCGTGTAAAATGTTTAAGTCATCAATTTCTGATGGACTACAACGGCCATAGGCATAGCATAATGCGTTTTCTTTTATCTCTGTGGCTAATGCTTGGCGCTTTTTGTCTGTTAATTTTTTAGAGTCGGCTAGACCAGCTATTGGCTTAGTTGGGTCAAGTATTACTGCTGCGGTAACAACGTCGCCAACAAGCGGGCCTCGCCCTACTTCATCAACACCGGCAATTAAGGTTACATTGGGTCGTTCAATTTGCATGTATTAACTCCGCCACAGCATTGGCTGCTTGCTCGCTGGCATTTAATCTAATGTTTTCATGAATTGCTAAAAAACGTGCTTTTAATTGTCTATTGTCTGTTTCTAGCATTGGGGTAAGTGCTTGAGTTAAGTTTTTAACGTTACAGTCGCTTTGTAAAAACTCAGGCACAAGCTCTTCATCTGCCAATAAATTTGGCAACGAAAAATATTTGATGTTAAAGGTAAACAAGGTTTTAAAAATCCAGTAGCTTAATGGTTTTATTTTATACCCAACAACCATTGGCTTTTTATACAGCATGCCTTCGAGTGTGGCAGTGCCAGACGCAAGTAAAATGGCATCTGCCGCTTGCATTGCTAATTTAGATTGCCCATCTAGCAAGCTAATATTAAGACTAGGCGCTGTGGCATTTAAAATATCAGTAAACTGCGCTTTGCGCTTTTCGTTTACCAGTGGAACCACAATTTTAAGGTCTGGGTTTTGAGCTTGAAGTTGCTGCGCTGTTTTTATATAGGTTTCACTCAGTAAGCCCACTTCAGAGCCTCGGCTACCTGGCAATAATGCCAGTACTTTGTCATCAAGACTTAAACCTAGTTTTGCACGTGCTTGGCTATCGTCGTGCTCAAGCGCTATATCGTCTGCTAATGTGTGCCCTACAAACGTACACGGTACTTGGTGCTTGTCGTAAAATTCTTTTTCAAACGGCAATAGTGCAAGCACTAAGTTAGTAGCTGCGCTAATAGTATGAATACGTTTTTCTCGCCATGCCCAAACTGAAGGGCTTACGTATTGAACTGTTTTAATGCCTGCATCTTTTAATGGTTTTTCGACGCGAAGATTAAAATCAGGAGCGTCTATTCCAATAAATACATCGGGTGGGTTATCTATAAAATGTTGAACCAATTGTTTACGGATTTTTAATAAACGCGGTAAACGTCCGAGTACTTCAACCAAGCCCATTACAGACAGTTCATCCATGTCGTATAGAGTTTTACAACCTTGAGCTTGCATTTTTGGTCCTGCAATCCCCTCAAAGGTGGCATCTGGAAAATGTACTTTTAATGCTTTTATTAGGCCTTCGCCTAAAATATCGCCCGACAGTTCGCCTGCCACTATACCTATTCGTAGTTGTTTTTTTTCTTTCATCATTTGCTTTTTAGTTCATATTTTAATCGGGCGTCATGAGTTTAGTTTACCGCGTTTTGGTATGTGTTTAAACGCTTTAAATAACTCGTTTTTTAACTGTAAATATAATCTCTATTGTTATTTATTTTTAATACTGATGTAGCATATAAATCATATATTAAGTTTTACTAATATATATTGACAAGTATTGTGTAGTTGTGAATAATATTACAAACTTTCAGTAATTACTGAAAGTTCATTTAATTATTAACTCTGCCAATAACTCATTGCCCAGTTAATCCGTCACATTCAAGGAGCATAAAATGATAGATGAAACCTTTGTGGATCTATCGCGACTACAGTTTGCTGTTACCGCACTCTTTCACTTCATATTTGTACCGTTAACAATAGGTATGACTTGGATCTTAGTTATTATGGAATCAGTTTATGTTATGACTGGTCGCGAAATTTATCGTGATATGACTAAGTTTTGGGGTAAGTTATTTGGTATTAACTTTGCCATTGGTGTTGCCACAGGCCTCACTATGGAGTTTGAATTTGGCACTAACTGGTCTTATTACTCACATTATGTGGGTGATGTATTTGGTGCCCCACTGGCTATTGAAGGGTTAATGGCATTCTTTTTAGAATCAACCTTTGTGGGTATGTTCTTCTTAGGATGGGATAGACTTTCTAAACGTCAACATTTAGGCGCTACCTTTTTAATGGCACTGGGTACAAACTTATCAGCATTATGGATATTAATTGCTAATGGTTGGATGCAAAACCCAGTAGGCGCTGAATTTAACTACCAAACTATGCGAATGGAAATGACCAGCTTTGCAGAGCTGGTATTTAACCCTGTTGCACAGGTTAAGTTTATTCACACGGTATCTGCAGGCTATGTCGCCGCGTCTATGTTTGTTTTAGGTATAAGTAGTTGGTACATACTAAAAGGTCGCGATTTAGCATTTGCTAAACGTTCATTTTCAGTGGCTTCAGGGTTTGGTTTAGCCTCAATTTTATGTGTTATTTTACTTGGTGATGAATCAGGCTATGAAGTAGGCGAAATTCAAAAAGTAAAATTAGCAACTATTGAAGCCGAGTGGCACACAGAAGAAGCGCCCGCTGCGTTTACTGCATTTGGTTTTCCTGACTCTGAAGAGCAAGTAACCCATGCAGCTGTAAAAATACCCTATGCACTGGGCATTATTGCTACACGCTCACTTGACGAAAAAGTTACGGGCATATCTGATTTAGAGAAAAAACATGAAATACGTATTCGTAACGGCATGATTGCCTATGGTTATCTCACTAAACTAAGAAACGGTGAAGATACGCCTGAAAACATTGCTAAATTTGACGCAGTGAAAGATGACTTAGGCTACGGTTTGTTGCTTAAACGATATACATCTGATGTTGTTGATGCCACAGAAGAGCAAATTCAAAAAGCAGTGAAAGATTCATTCCCAAAAGTAGGCCCTATGTTTTGGTCGTTTAGAATTATGGTTGCCTGTGGTGTCGCTATGCTTGCTGTGTTTGTATTAGCATTTTACTACAATGCACACCGTATTATTGAGCAAAAACGCTGGTTACTTTGGGCTACAGTATTAAGTATTCCATTGCCATGGATTGCGATTGAATTTGGCTGGATCGTTGCAGAATATGGACGCCAACCTTGGGCTATTTCTGAAATACTACCGACTTTTTTAGCAACGTCATCATTAACGGTCAATGACATTTTAATTAGCTTAACGGGTTTCATCATTTTTTACACTGGCCTTGCCATTGTTGAAGGCTGGTTAATGATTCACTTTATTAAAAAAGGCCCTAGCTCATTACATACTGGTAAATACCATTTTGAGCTGCCAAACAACACACAAGCAAAAGGAGAATAATCATGATTTTTGATTATGAAACATTAAAAATGTTGTGGTGGTTGATCATTGGTGTCCTTTTAATCGGCTTTGCAATTACCGATGGTATGGATATGGGGGTTGCTATGCTCCTTCGCCTAGTTGGTAAAACAGATTTAGAACGACGCACTGTAATTAATACAATTGGCGCACACTGGGATGGTAACCAAGTTTGGTTTATCACCGCAGGCGGAGCATTATTTGCGGCTTGGCCAATGGTGTATGCAGCCGCTTTTTCGGGGTTTTACTTTGCCATGATGCTGGTGCTATTTGCACTCTTTTTTAGACCTCTTGGTTTTGATTACCGCTCTAAAATTGATTCTAAGCGCTGGCGTAATAACTGGGATTGGGGATTATTTGCAGGTAGCGCAATTCCGGCTTTAGTATTTGGTGTAGCATTTGGTAACTTGTTTTTAGGTGTACCATTCAATATTGATAATTTATTACGTGTAAGTTATCAAGGTTCGTTTTTTGGCTTGTTAAACCCGTTTGCACTTCTCGCTGGTTTAATTAGTATAGCTATGCTTATTGCACATGCAGGTATGTGGTTACAACTTCGCACAGCAGATGCGGTTGCAGAACGCTCTGGCCAATACGGACGTTATGCATTGATTGCATTTATTGTTTTATTTGCCGCGGCCGGAGTTTGGGTGGCTAATTTAAGCGGCTACCAAATTGTGTCTATGGGCGATACTCAAGGCCATGCTGATCCGCTCGCTAAAGTAGTTACCACAGCAAAAGGCGCTTGGCTAAATAATTACACTGAGCGCGCATGGACAGTAACCTTCCCTGTTCTAGCGTTTGCTATGGCATTGAGTGCATTAGTATTTTCAAAGCTCAATAAACCAGCGTTAGGGCTTATTTCGACTGCACTTATG includes the following:
- a CDS encoding GGDEF domain-containing protein — its product is MENVHILTQRVSGRGDFLPFSAEHTPNNETTATHELVAELQTSLVIEDVLAIYAKFTKKLLNFTGLQFQSTLGTAQTSESDTNSTPYIFDLTIGREHLGQLIYFSKYPLGKAIESKLRSLHSALVYPLRNAMMYSRVLKLATKDSLTGLNNRSQFNDILSQKLENCRRYQRPFSLMLLDLDNFKQVNDKFGHKIGDDTLKEFATVLNSSIRATDTVFRFGGDEFAILIEDPEFKTNQVVSERIMQFVKQSSLMSKHEVTVSIGYTLAMSNDCDIEIFSRADKGLYKAKASGRNCAKAY
- the tilS gene encoding tRNA lysidine(34) synthetase TilS, which translates into the protein MQSSAIYQHVKHALEYFFNKQQYNFTVALSGGVDSVVLLHVMHMLKQEMPKLNVSAIYVNHGLSEYANDWQAFCQNLCVELDTPFNTTQVTISPQTRTSLEAQAREARYQALDELSAPQSVILLGQHLNDQIETFLLRLKRGSGLKGLGAMQAMRELQSGRICYRPLLNIARSDIEHFATAFNITHITDDSNTDERFDRNFLRARVVPELAMRFKGFEQCAGRSIELLQQQQALLDEYTQIDLSQSLNDQQALCISQIIHYSDVRITNVVRAWLSLFTQVMPSQKQLSQIINQAINAQADAKIQIDLVDGQVRRHQGYLYFVTQKNIVNDDELITHELTLNDGRVLTKQSGVGIRTPHANEQVSVRFNYNSARIKPLKKPGSNSVKHWFKDAKVAPWLRSQVPLIFYNDELVQVVGYFISEKHYDENGVYWECK
- the accA gene encoding acetyl-CoA carboxylase carboxyl transferase subunit alpha gives rise to the protein MSLNYLDFELPIAELEAKIEELQSISRAGELDLELEEEVSKLKEKSAKQKEEIFSNLGAWQVSQLARHPLRPYTRDYIERIFTEFDEFAGDRTFANDPAILGGVARLDGEPVMVIGQQKGRDTAEKIKRNFGMPKPEGYRKALRLMEMAERFKMPIMTFIDTPGAYPGVGAEERGQSEAIARNLKVMAALKVPTICTVIGEGGSGGALAIGVGDRVNMLQYSTYSVISPEGCASILWKSADKAPLAAEAMGVTAERVKELDLINNLVDEPLGGAHRNYDAMARNLKTRLKRDLADLQALSLEDMLDQRYKRLMSFGYC
- a CDS encoding monovalent cation:proton antiporter-2 (CPA2) family protein — encoded protein: MQSTNAQFFGLLVAAVIFVWFFKRIGLPPILAYLATGVLAGSHGVGWLEHTHEIDFVAELGIVFLLFSLGLEFSISRLMAMRNIVFGLGSLQVIVTSLVLIIILYCLNFSLLTSFTIGSIMALSSTAVVVKLLKESGELNQRRGQLAIGVLLFQDIAVVPLLIILPLFATSDSQTIGWALAFSLTKGAFVCVLLWAIGKWLLPKVFSEIALVRTDELFVLTTLLVALFAGLLTYMFGLSMALGAFLAGMMLGESHYRHQLEADIRPFRDILMGLFFVTVGMQLDLLYVFSNGLIIVGALFGLLVLKITVLAISAQLMGERKQDSLACGIMLWQMGEFGFVLIALGRQHQLLTSEHISFLIALGVLSMALTPFLIEKTPYILRRLGLLNSPSITWKSEPQVSALYTNHVVICGFSRVGQTIARFLKPEAIEYVAVESNPILVQEGKAAGEPVIFGHVKQKDILKCAGVERARLVIITFTEFEQTQIVIDAIKQIAPEVKILIRTRDDSQLEKLRELGVTEVVPETLEASLMIVSHVLSMSGVPMSRIIRRVSDERRNRYQFLQSFFTGEHINNDESNSDKLEYLHVVALPDKAHAVNKSINELNLVKRKVSIKALRRQDREIDAPSDQIILLANDILVLQGKPRRVERVEHFLLDGIE